A region of Bos javanicus breed banteng chromosome 17, ARS-OSU_banteng_1.0, whole genome shotgun sequence DNA encodes the following proteins:
- the OTUD4 gene encoding OTU domain-containing protein 4 isoform X2, translating to MACIHYLRENREKFEEFIEGSFEEYLKRLENPQEWVGQVEISALSLMYRKDFIIYQKPNVSPSQVTENNFPEKVLLCFSNGNHYDIVYPIKYKESSAMCQSLLYELLYEKVFKTDVSKILMGLDSSEVADEDNSEISDSEDDSCKSKPTTINDVNGFKTLSSDQHPKSNGNSPSLPLSRKVLKSLSPAVYRNVEYEIWLKSKQAQQKHDYSIAAGLQYEVGDKCQVRLDHDGKFSNADFQGVHAENGPVLVTELGKKYSPKNLKPPASESWNTVSGKKMKKPPSGQNFHSDVDYRGPKNSSKPIKAPSALPPRLQHPSGARQHASSGHSAAPQSQKTSSEHKNLSRTPSQIIRKPDRERAEDFDATTREPNYFGLSPEERREKQAIEESRLLYEIQNRDEQAFPALSSSSVSQSASQSSNPGVQRKSSHGSDRKGSRRRMDTEERKDKDSVHGHISLDKKPEPGTLENISNDKCARISSPSKSKKLECPPPTEQKPAEHVSLSNPAPLLVSPEVHLTPAVPSLPATVPAWPSEPTTFGPTGVPAQIPVLSVTQTLTTGPDSAVSQAHLTPSPVPVSIQAVNQPLMPLPQTLSLYQDPLYPGFPCNEKGDRAIAPPYSLCHTGEDLPKDKNILRFFFNLGVKAYSCPMWAPHSYLYPLHQAYLAACRMYPKVPVPMYPQNPWFQEAPSAQNESDCTCPDAHFPMEPEGSVNGQMPQAEMGPPAFSSPLVMPPSQVSDSHGQLSYPADLESENAGQLLHADYEESLSGKNMFPQPSFGPNPFLGPVPIAPPFFPHVWYGYPFQGFIENPVMRQNIVLPSDEKGELDLPLENLDLSKECASVSAAEEFPEAGGEDPHAPPEAGASKSDGRAERSSQTPKAEPAAAPGPPAAEGEAHAPAQLLNREREAGPAGLEPKRTIPSLKEKPEKGKEPKTAADVVSGANSVDSRVQRPKEESSEDENEVSHILRSGRSKQFYNQTFGGRKYKSDWGFSGRGGYPHARGEESWKGQPSRSRDEGYQYHRNARGRPYRGDRRRSGMGDGHRGQHT from the exons AAGTATAAAGAGAGCTCGGCTATGTGTCAGT CTCTGCTTTATGAATTGCTGTATGAGAAGGTATTTAAAACTGACGTCAGTAAAATCTTGATGGGCCTAGATAGCTCTGAAGTAGCGGATGAAGACAACAGTGAAATATCAGATTCAGAGGATGACAGTTGCAA GAGTAAACCTACCACTATTAATGATGTGAATGGATTTAAAACTTTGTCAAGTGACcag CATCCGAAAAGCAATGGAAACTCTCCTAGCCTTCCTTTGTCTAGAAAGGTTcttaagtcactcagtccagcAGTCTATAGAAATGTGGAATATGAAATTTGGCTAAAGTCTAAACAAg CTCAACAAAAACATGATTATTCCATTGCTGCTGGCTTACAGTATGAAGTTGGAGATAAATGCCAG GTTAGGTTGGATCACGATGGAAAATTTTCTAATGCAGACTTTCAAGGGGTTCACGCTGAGAATGGGCCAGTTTTGGTCACAGAACTTGGAAAGAA atactCACCGAAGAACCTCAAACCGCCTGCCTCAGAAAGCTGGAACACAGTGTcaggaaagaagatgaaaaaaccCCCTTCGGGACAGAACTTCCATTCTG ACGTGGATTACAGAGGGCCAAAGAACTCAAGCAAGCCAATAAAAGCCCCGTCAGCTCTACCTCCTCGCCTGCAGCACCCTTCAGGAGCGAGACAGCATGCATCCTCCGGTCATTCTGCTGCGCCACAGTCTCAGAAAACCTCCAGCGAGCACAAAAATCTTAGCAGAACACCCTCACAGATCATAAG AAAACCTGATCGTGAGAGAGCTGAGGATTTTGATGCCACGACTCGAGAACCTAACTATTTCGGCCTCTCTCCAGAAGAGCGCAGAGAGAAGCAAGCTATAGAAGAGTCTCGCTTACTCTATGAGATTCAGAACAGAGATGAACAGGCTTTCCCAGCCCtttct AGTTCATCAGTCAGCCAGTCAGCTTCTCAGAGTAGCAACCCAGGCGTCCAGAGAAAATCGTCCCATGGAAGCGATCGAAAAGGAAGCAGGCGGAGAATGGACACCGAAGAACGGAAAGATAAAG actctgtccatggacataTTTCCTTGGATAAAAAACCTGAGCCAGGCACATTGGAg AATATTAGCAATGATAAGTGTGCAAGAATTTCATCACCATCAAAATCAAAGAAATTAGAGTGCCCACCTCCTACAGAGCAA AAGCCAGCAGAACATGTGTCTCTGTCAAATCCAGCTCCCCTTCTAGTTTCTCCAGAGGTACATCTAACTCCTGCGGTGCCTTCCTTACCAGCCACTGTGCCCGCCTGGCCGAGCGAACCTACAACGTTTGGACCAACAG GTGTCCCTGCCCAAATTCCTGTCTTGTCAGTGACACAGACTCTGACTACCGGACCTGATTCTGCTGTGTCCCAAGCTCATTTGACACCGTCTCCAGTTCCTGTGTCAATACAGGCCGTGAACCAGCCCTTGATGCCTTTGCCTCAGACATTGAGCCTTTACCAGGACCCACTGTATCCTGGGTTTCCTTGTAACGAAAAGGGAGATCGAGCCATCGCACCACCTTATTCACTGTGTCACACAGGGGAGGACCTGCCTAAAG ATAAGAACATTCTTCGATTCTTCTTCAATCTTGGTGTAAAG GCATATAGTTGTCCTATGTGGGCCCCACATTCTTACCTGTACCCTCTGCACCAGGCTTACCTGGCGGCCTGCAGGATGTACCCAAAGGTCCCTGTCCCTATGTATCCTCAAAACCCCTGGTTCCAAGAAGCTCCTTCTGCTCAGAACGAGAGTGACTGTACGTGTCCAGATGCACACTTCCCCATGGAGCCCGAAGGCAGCGTGAACGGCCAGATGCCACAGGCAGAGATGGGGCCGCCCGCGTTTTCCTCTCCCCTGGTCATGCCTCCGTCTCAGGTGTCTGACAGTCACGGACAGCTGTCCTACCCGGCGGACCTAGAATCGGAGAATGCGGGGCAGCTCCTTCACGCCGACTATGAGGAGTCGCTGAGCGGCAAGAACATGTTCCCGCAGCCGTCCTTTGGCCCGAACCCATTCTTAGGCCCGGTCCCCATCGCACCGCCTTTCTTTCCTCATGTTTGGTATGGGTACCCTTTTCAGGGATTCATCGAGAATCCAGTCATGAGGCAGAATATCGTTCTGCCCTCCGATGAGAAAGGAGAATTGGATCTGCCCCTGGAAAACCTGGATCTCTCTAAAGAGTGTGCTTCCGTGTCAGCAGCAGAGGAGTTTCCCGAGGCCGGGGGCGAGGACCCCCATGCTCCCCCTGAAGCCGGCGCGAGCAAGTCAGACGGCCGGGCTGAGCGCTCCTCGCAGACGCCGAAGGCGGAGCCGGCCGCGGCTCCCGGCCCTCCTGCCGCCGAGGGCGAGGCGCACGCTCCTGCTCAGCTTCTAAACAGAGAGAGGGAAGCTGGGCCCGCGGGACTTGAGCCCAAAAGGACCATTCCAAGCctgaaagaaaaaccagaaaaagGGAAAGAGCCCAAGACTGCTGCTGATGTGGTCAGCGGGGCCAACTCTGTGGACAGCAGGGTGCAGAGACCAAAAGAAGAGAGCTCAGAGGATGAAAACGAGGTGTCTCACATTCTGAGGAGCGGTCGCTCCAAGCAGTTCTATAACCAGACTTTCGGGGGTAGGAAGTACAAGAGCGACTGGGGCTTTTCGGGCCGCGGCGGGTACCCGCACGCTCGAGGCGAGGAGTCCTGGAAGGGGCAGCCGAGCAGGAGCCGCGACGAGGGTTACCAGTACCACCGGAACGCCCGCGGCCGGCCCTACCGCGGGGACAGGAGGAGGTCGGGGATGGGGGACGGCCATCGGGGGCAGCACACCTGA
- the OTUD4 gene encoding OTU domain-containing protein 4 isoform X3: MQCIPHRMEQLGFMISADGFREGSPLYQKEWVGQVEISALSLMYRKDFIIYQKPNVSPSQVTENNFPEKVLLCFSNGNHYDIVYPIKYKESSAMCQSLLYELLYEKVFKTDVSKILMGLDSSEVADEDNSEISDSEDDSCKSKPTTINDVNGFKTLSSDQHPKSNGNSPSLPLSRKVLKSLSPAVYRNVEYEIWLKSKQAQQKHDYSIAAGLQYEVGDKCQVRLDHDGKFSNADFQGVHAENGPVLVTELGKKYSPKNLKPPASESWNTVSGKKMKKPPSGQNFHSDVDYRGPKNSSKPIKAPSALPPRLQHPSGARQHASSGHSAAPQSQKTSSEHKNLSRTPSQIIRKPDRERAEDFDATTREPNYFGLSPEERREKQAIEESRLLYEIQNRDEQAFPALSSSSVSQSASQSSNPGVQRKSSHGSDRKGSRRRMDTEERKDKDSVHGHISLDKKPEPGTLENISNDKCARISSPSKSKKLECPPPTEQKPAEHVSLSNPAPLLVSPEVHLTPAVPSLPATVPAWPSEPTTFGPTGVPAQIPVLSVTQTLTTGPDSAVSQAHLTPSPVPVSIQAVNQPLMPLPQTLSLYQDPLYPGFPCNEKGDRAIAPPYSLCHTGEDLPKDKNILRFFFNLGVKAYSCPMWAPHSYLYPLHQAYLAACRMYPKVPVPMYPQNPWFQEAPSAQNESDCTCPDAHFPMEPEGSVNGQMPQAEMGPPAFSSPLVMPPSQVSDSHGQLSYPADLESENAGQLLHADYEESLSGKNMFPQPSFGPNPFLGPVPIAPPFFPHVWYGYPFQGFIENPVMRQNIVLPSDEKGELDLPLENLDLSKECASVSAAEEFPEAGGEDPHAPPEAGASKSDGRAERSSQTPKAEPAAAPGPPAAEGEAHAPAQLLNREREAGPAGLEPKRTIPSLKEKPEKGKEPKTAADVVSGANSVDSRVQRPKEESSEDENEVSHILRSGRSKQFYNQTFGGRKYKSDWGFSGRGGYPHARGEESWKGQPSRSRDEGYQYHRNARGRPYRGDRRRSGMGDGHRGQHT; the protein is encoded by the exons AAGTATAAAGAGAGCTCGGCTATGTGTCAGT CTCTGCTTTATGAATTGCTGTATGAGAAGGTATTTAAAACTGACGTCAGTAAAATCTTGATGGGCCTAGATAGCTCTGAAGTAGCGGATGAAGACAACAGTGAAATATCAGATTCAGAGGATGACAGTTGCAA GAGTAAACCTACCACTATTAATGATGTGAATGGATTTAAAACTTTGTCAAGTGACcag CATCCGAAAAGCAATGGAAACTCTCCTAGCCTTCCTTTGTCTAGAAAGGTTcttaagtcactcagtccagcAGTCTATAGAAATGTGGAATATGAAATTTGGCTAAAGTCTAAACAAg CTCAACAAAAACATGATTATTCCATTGCTGCTGGCTTACAGTATGAAGTTGGAGATAAATGCCAG GTTAGGTTGGATCACGATGGAAAATTTTCTAATGCAGACTTTCAAGGGGTTCACGCTGAGAATGGGCCAGTTTTGGTCACAGAACTTGGAAAGAA atactCACCGAAGAACCTCAAACCGCCTGCCTCAGAAAGCTGGAACACAGTGTcaggaaagaagatgaaaaaaccCCCTTCGGGACAGAACTTCCATTCTG ACGTGGATTACAGAGGGCCAAAGAACTCAAGCAAGCCAATAAAAGCCCCGTCAGCTCTACCTCCTCGCCTGCAGCACCCTTCAGGAGCGAGACAGCATGCATCCTCCGGTCATTCTGCTGCGCCACAGTCTCAGAAAACCTCCAGCGAGCACAAAAATCTTAGCAGAACACCCTCACAGATCATAAG AAAACCTGATCGTGAGAGAGCTGAGGATTTTGATGCCACGACTCGAGAACCTAACTATTTCGGCCTCTCTCCAGAAGAGCGCAGAGAGAAGCAAGCTATAGAAGAGTCTCGCTTACTCTATGAGATTCAGAACAGAGATGAACAGGCTTTCCCAGCCCtttct AGTTCATCAGTCAGCCAGTCAGCTTCTCAGAGTAGCAACCCAGGCGTCCAGAGAAAATCGTCCCATGGAAGCGATCGAAAAGGAAGCAGGCGGAGAATGGACACCGAAGAACGGAAAGATAAAG actctgtccatggacataTTTCCTTGGATAAAAAACCTGAGCCAGGCACATTGGAg AATATTAGCAATGATAAGTGTGCAAGAATTTCATCACCATCAAAATCAAAGAAATTAGAGTGCCCACCTCCTACAGAGCAA AAGCCAGCAGAACATGTGTCTCTGTCAAATCCAGCTCCCCTTCTAGTTTCTCCAGAGGTACATCTAACTCCTGCGGTGCCTTCCTTACCAGCCACTGTGCCCGCCTGGCCGAGCGAACCTACAACGTTTGGACCAACAG GTGTCCCTGCCCAAATTCCTGTCTTGTCAGTGACACAGACTCTGACTACCGGACCTGATTCTGCTGTGTCCCAAGCTCATTTGACACCGTCTCCAGTTCCTGTGTCAATACAGGCCGTGAACCAGCCCTTGATGCCTTTGCCTCAGACATTGAGCCTTTACCAGGACCCACTGTATCCTGGGTTTCCTTGTAACGAAAAGGGAGATCGAGCCATCGCACCACCTTATTCACTGTGTCACACAGGGGAGGACCTGCCTAAAG ATAAGAACATTCTTCGATTCTTCTTCAATCTTGGTGTAAAG GCATATAGTTGTCCTATGTGGGCCCCACATTCTTACCTGTACCCTCTGCACCAGGCTTACCTGGCGGCCTGCAGGATGTACCCAAAGGTCCCTGTCCCTATGTATCCTCAAAACCCCTGGTTCCAAGAAGCTCCTTCTGCTCAGAACGAGAGTGACTGTACGTGTCCAGATGCACACTTCCCCATGGAGCCCGAAGGCAGCGTGAACGGCCAGATGCCACAGGCAGAGATGGGGCCGCCCGCGTTTTCCTCTCCCCTGGTCATGCCTCCGTCTCAGGTGTCTGACAGTCACGGACAGCTGTCCTACCCGGCGGACCTAGAATCGGAGAATGCGGGGCAGCTCCTTCACGCCGACTATGAGGAGTCGCTGAGCGGCAAGAACATGTTCCCGCAGCCGTCCTTTGGCCCGAACCCATTCTTAGGCCCGGTCCCCATCGCACCGCCTTTCTTTCCTCATGTTTGGTATGGGTACCCTTTTCAGGGATTCATCGAGAATCCAGTCATGAGGCAGAATATCGTTCTGCCCTCCGATGAGAAAGGAGAATTGGATCTGCCCCTGGAAAACCTGGATCTCTCTAAAGAGTGTGCTTCCGTGTCAGCAGCAGAGGAGTTTCCCGAGGCCGGGGGCGAGGACCCCCATGCTCCCCCTGAAGCCGGCGCGAGCAAGTCAGACGGCCGGGCTGAGCGCTCCTCGCAGACGCCGAAGGCGGAGCCGGCCGCGGCTCCCGGCCCTCCTGCCGCCGAGGGCGAGGCGCACGCTCCTGCTCAGCTTCTAAACAGAGAGAGGGAAGCTGGGCCCGCGGGACTTGAGCCCAAAAGGACCATTCCAAGCctgaaagaaaaaccagaaaaagGGAAAGAGCCCAAGACTGCTGCTGATGTGGTCAGCGGGGCCAACTCTGTGGACAGCAGGGTGCAGAGACCAAAAGAAGAGAGCTCAGAGGATGAAAACGAGGTGTCTCACATTCTGAGGAGCGGTCGCTCCAAGCAGTTCTATAACCAGACTTTCGGGGGTAGGAAGTACAAGAGCGACTGGGGCTTTTCGGGCCGCGGCGGGTACCCGCACGCTCGAGGCGAGGAGTCCTGGAAGGGGCAGCCGAGCAGGAGCCGCGACGAGGGTTACCAGTACCACCGGAACGCCCGCGGCCGGCCCTACCGCGGGGACAGGAGGAGGTCGGGGATGGGGGACGGCCATCGGGGGCAGCACACCTGA